A stretch of the Filimonas lacunae genome encodes the following:
- a CDS encoding glutaminyl-peptide cyclotransferase — protein sequence MIKKYAWIGLSVLVFSCGNETEKGASDNENTTNTSNPAPAAMGYTVVKVFPHDTSSYTQGLIWHNNALYEGTGREGFSRLAKLNLESGKAEQQELIAKNEFGEGITILNNKIYQLTWQNHKVHVYDLATFKKIEEFTWDYEGWGITTDGKSLIISTGSSNLYFVDPATFKIIKTVGVTNNYGPVENLNELELVNGFVYANKYLTNYILKINPETGKVEAMLDLQDIFQKSGKTYDQGSIPDPDQDVLNGIAFNAATNTFYVTGKQWPALFEIKLN from the coding sequence ATGATAAAAAAATACGCCTGGATAGGCTTAAGTGTATTAGTATTTTCCTGTGGTAACGAAACTGAAAAAGGGGCAAGCGACAACGAAAACACCACTAACACCAGCAACCCGGCTCCTGCTGCAATGGGCTATACGGTAGTAAAGGTTTTTCCGCACGACACCTCTTCTTACACCCAGGGACTTATCTGGCACAACAATGCACTGTATGAAGGCACCGGACGGGAAGGATTTAGCAGGTTGGCGAAGCTAAACCTGGAATCGGGTAAGGCAGAACAACAGGAACTGATTGCTAAAAACGAGTTTGGCGAAGGCATTACCATACTAAACAATAAGATATACCAGCTTACCTGGCAAAACCATAAGGTGCATGTGTACGACCTGGCTACTTTTAAAAAGATAGAAGAATTTACCTGGGATTATGAAGGCTGGGGCATTACCACCGATGGTAAAAGCCTGATTATTAGCACAGGTAGCAGCAATTTGTATTTTGTAGACCCGGCCACTTTCAAAATTATAAAAACAGTAGGTGTAACCAATAACTACGGCCCGGTAGAAAACCTGAACGAGCTGGAACTGGTAAACGGTTTCGTGTACGCCAATAAATACCTGACTAACTACATTTTGAAAATTAACCCGGAAACCGGTAAGGTGGAAGCGATGTTAGACTTACAGGATATTTTTCAGAAAAGTGGTAAAACATACGATCAGGGCAGCATACCCGATCCTGACCAGGACGTGCTGAATGGCATTGCTTTTAACGCTGCCACCAACACGTTTTACGTAACCGGCAAACAATGGCCGGCACTGTTTGAAATTAAATTGAACTAG
- a CDS encoding transglutaminase domain-containing protein, translating to MKIGNVHNAKKVLAQLLLLAVPTVILMAYLLWNLNRYEDILRNNWEKQSLYFAGGIAGAIILYSYRFRFITTAAVLFVVGYATYTYMGSITVGEFDAFFVSVQFLIFSILFSIGWICGFGFSRSRYFTVFWSVFLLAIQIVTISKTNDITARAIIAAFLPTLAYAVYIIYTAELIRNMNPSERHFGWFVTKRMVGFGIVMAVLFFAVLKAFDKDFKAVEKEWGHGEGKYDKNKSNQESMTKDNRDGTISNKDQTQLTGSLNKGKRLVFVAKLDNFFEDGKTPNPLYFTAYYYTRFDTLTQTFEMDNKMPDNDLFRPDPSKIPIYFAKTDSSVIKNTHATKARKVVTAEIYKTLLSPSDFVAPSTAFFCQPLPVEADYKDKYKSAYRAKMWVSDLNSAYFIYNPAGNQMLESFQEQRFKTLRQVTDYTSIPDSFMKYYTFMPQDAEYGRIKTLAGQITQGAATPLDKMVAIRDYFTGKDEFGQPLFKYENNPGIPGMPSANKLTYFLFENRKGYCAYYAGATLFMLRAMGIPSRIATGFLTVDRSSKNPGWYWFYEDQAHAWVQVYFPGYGWIDFDTTIPDQEAHDADQPDETPPLSMQQAYMVADGHIVSVDSTTKKLVMTVDKLLFHDQNYETTRPDTLSVDGAIAQVSADSGVVPFSALRKDMHITAASSAEVLKDMTATPVETIKDVLKRVPKPAPTDQIKIIEDEATTPPHKNMFENIEPVNWLKVLATVLIVAAALLVLVFAMPWIIWQVLHMRAKGNKPASNKAYNQYRAAMYYLNQLGYARNHKSPGEYAAQTDAQFGTRFIVFSNVYQKLKYSSLPFTTQEEAVVQEFYKPFIASVRKQVPLRKRAAKFLNIYNTIHYFTQPK from the coding sequence ATGAAGATAGGAAACGTACATAACGCGAAAAAGGTATTGGCTCAATTGCTGCTGCTGGCAGTGCCCACAGTAATATTAATGGCTTACCTGCTGTGGAACCTGAATCGCTATGAAGATATATTACGCAATAACTGGGAAAAGCAATCGCTTTACTTTGCCGGTGGTATAGCCGGGGCTATTATTTTATATAGCTACCGCTTTCGTTTTATCACCACCGCTGCCGTACTGTTTGTGGTAGGCTATGCTACTTATACATACATGGGCAGTATTACCGTGGGAGAATTTGACGCTTTTTTTGTATCGGTGCAATTCCTCATCTTTTCCATTTTATTTTCTATTGGATGGATATGCGGCTTTGGCTTTTCCCGCTCGCGCTATTTTACGGTATTCTGGAGTGTGTTTTTGCTGGCGATACAAATAGTTACCATTAGCAAAACCAACGACATTACAGCCCGGGCTATTATCGCGGCCTTTTTACCTACACTGGCTTATGCCGTGTATATCATTTATACCGCTGAGCTGATACGTAACATGAACCCATCAGAAAGACATTTTGGATGGTTTGTTACCAAAAGAATGGTGGGCTTTGGCATAGTGATGGCCGTGTTATTCTTTGCGGTGTTAAAAGCTTTTGATAAAGACTTTAAAGCAGTAGAAAAAGAATGGGGACATGGCGAAGGCAAGTATGATAAAAACAAGAGCAACCAGGAAAGCATGACCAAAGACAACCGGGATGGCACCATTAGCAATAAAGACCAGACCCAGTTGACCGGTTCACTGAATAAAGGCAAACGGCTGGTGTTTGTAGCCAAACTGGATAATTTTTTTGAAGACGGTAAAACACCCAACCCGCTTTATTTTACCGCTTATTATTATACCAGATTTGATACGCTGACACAGACCTTTGAAATGGACAATAAAATGCCCGACAATGATCTGTTCAGGCCCGATCCTTCTAAAATACCTATCTACTTTGCCAAAACAGATTCTTCCGTTATAAAAAATACACATGCTACCAAAGCACGGAAAGTAGTAACCGCAGAAATATATAAAACCTTATTATCTCCTTCTGATTTTGTGGCGCCTTCTACTGCCTTCTTTTGTCAGCCGTTACCTGTAGAAGCAGACTATAAGGATAAATACAAAAGCGCCTACCGCGCTAAGATGTGGGTGAGCGATTTAAACAGCGCCTACTTCATTTATAACCCGGCCGGTAACCAGATGCTGGAAAGCTTCCAGGAACAACGTTTTAAAACACTGCGTCAGGTAACCGACTATACCAGCATACCTGATAGCTTTATGAAATACTACACCTTTATGCCGCAGGATGCGGAATACGGTCGTATTAAAACATTGGCAGGTCAAATAACACAGGGGGCCGCTACCCCACTGGACAAGATGGTAGCCATCAGAGATTATTTTACAGGTAAAGATGAGTTTGGGCAACCGCTTTTTAAATATGAAAATAACCCTGGCATACCTGGTATGCCCAGCGCGAATAAACTCACCTACTTTTTATTTGAAAACCGAAAAGGCTATTGTGCTTATTACGCAGGTGCCACCTTGTTTATGTTACGCGCCATGGGGATTCCTTCGCGTATAGCCACCGGCTTTTTAACAGTGGACCGTAGCAGTAAAAACCCTGGCTGGTATTGGTTTTACGAAGACCAGGCGCACGCCTGGGTACAAGTATATTTTCCCGGTTATGGCTGGATAGATTTCGATACCACCATTCCCGATCAGGAAGCCCACGATGCCGACCAGCCCGACGAAACGCCACCGTTAAGCATGCAACAGGCTTATATGGTAGCTGACGGACATATAGTATCGGTTGACAGCACCACCAAAAAACTGGTAATGACAGTAGATAAATTACTGTTTCACGATCAGAACTATGAAACCACACGCCCGGATACACTGAGCGTGGATGGAGCCATAGCACAGGTTTCGGCAGATTCTGGCGTAGTGCCATTTAGTGCATTACGTAAAGACATGCACATTACCGCTGCCTCTTCGGCCGAAGTATTAAAAGACATGACCGCTACGCCGGTAGAAACTATTAAAGACGTACTGAAACGTGTACCTAAGCCTGCCCCTACCGACCAGATTAAGATTATTGAAGACGAAGCCACCACCCCACCGCATAAAAACATGTTTGAGAACATTGAACCTGTTAACTGGTTAAAAGTGCTGGCCACGGTGTTGATAGTAGCAGCCGCCCTTTTAGTGCTGGTGTTTGCAATGCCATGGATCATCTGGCAAGTGCTGCATATGCGTGCAAAAGGCAATAAACCTGCTTCAAACAAAGCATATAATCAATACAGGGCTGCGATGTATTATTTAAACCAGCTGGGTTATGCCCGCAATCATAAAAGCCCGGGTGAGTATGCAGCCCAAACAGATGCCCAATTTGGCACACGCTTTATTGTATTCAGCAACGTATATCAGAAACTGAAGTACAGCTCGTTGCCTTTCACCACACAGGAAGAAGCGGTGGTACAAGAATTTTATAAACCATTTATAGCCAGTGTACGCAAACAAGTGCCTTTACGCAAAAGGGCCGCTAAATTCCTGAACATTTATAACACAATTCATTATTTCACGCAACCTAAATAA
- a CDS encoding class I SAM-dependent methyltransferase: MYTQCPGCSHTNISPVLDAQDHTVSHETFSIWECGNCTLRFTQNVPEPAAIGRYYQSDAYVSHSDTKKGLINRLYHIVRNITLQQKHKMITAVSGKKTGSLLDVGAGTGAFAAVMQQNGWKVTGLEPDETARANAQQNHGLTLQTLESLHTLPAASYDVITMWHVLEHVHDLHGYLNRYQSVLQQSGTLVIAVPNYTSFDAQHYGASWAAYDVPRHLYHFSPASMRSLLAQHGFEVVALKPMKFDSFYVSMLSEQYLTGKSNLFAAFINGWKSNKKAASSPEKSSSVIYIAKKR; the protein is encoded by the coding sequence ATGTATACACAATGCCCCGGCTGTAGCCATACTAATATATCCCCTGTTCTGGATGCGCAGGACCATACTGTTAGCCACGAAACATTTTCCATTTGGGAATGCGGAAACTGTACCCTTCGCTTTACACAAAACGTGCCTGAACCGGCGGCTATTGGCAGGTATTATCAATCAGATGCTTATGTATCGCATTCCGATACTAAAAAAGGACTGATTAACCGCCTGTATCATATCGTAAGAAACATTACCCTTCAGCAAAAGCATAAAATGATAACGGCTGTAAGTGGTAAAAAAACGGGTAGTTTGCTGGACGTAGGGGCGGGCACCGGTGCATTTGCGGCGGTAATGCAACAAAATGGCTGGAAAGTAACAGGGCTGGAACCCGACGAAACCGCCCGCGCCAATGCACAACAAAACCACGGGTTAACATTACAAACGCTGGAAAGCCTGCATACTTTGCCTGCTGCCAGTTATGATGTTATTACCATGTGGCATGTGCTGGAACATGTACACGATTTGCATGGATATTTAAACCGTTATCAGTCTGTTCTTCAACAAAGCGGTACATTGGTTATAGCAGTGCCTAACTATACCAGTTTTGATGCGCAGCATTATGGCGCCAGCTGGGCCGCCTACGATGTGCCACGCCACCTGTATCATTTTTCACCTGCTTCTATGCGTTCCCTGCTGGCACAGCATGGGTTTGAGGTGGTAGCCTTAAAGCCTATGAAATTTGATAGCTTTTATGTGAGCATGTTAAGTGAGCAATATCTCACCGGTAAATCCAACCTGTTTGCAGCCTTTATCAATGGATGGAAGAGCAATAAAAAAGCTGCTTCTTCTCCCGAAAAAAGCAGCTCTGTTATTTACATCGCTAAAAAGCGCTAG
- a CDS encoding DUF4197 domain-containing protein, translating into MKRFFVLFSVALVSYGTSQAQLSKFLKKDTSSTSKSSGLSSLLKSVTGSGSSDSLSSSTIASGLKEALSQGVQKGTTKLSSVDGFFKDAAVKILLPAEAQNVEKKLRSVGLGYMVDSAILTMNRAAEDASKSAAPIFVNAIKEMSITDAVGILKGSDTAATTYLKVKTTSPLAAAFKPVIETSLSKVGATKHWNTLITAYNKIPLVSKINPDLSAYVTEKALTGVFYQVGQEEKAIRKDPVARTTDLLKTVFGSSK; encoded by the coding sequence ATGAAAAGATTTTTCGTGTTATTTTCAGTTGCCCTGGTTTCTTATGGTACTTCTCAGGCGCAGTTAAGCAAATTTTTAAAGAAGGATACTTCTTCTACCAGCAAATCTTCTGGCCTTAGCAGCCTTCTTAAATCAGTAACCGGCAGTGGCAGTTCTGATTCTTTAAGCTCTAGCACTATTGCCAGCGGTTTAAAAGAAGCGTTGAGTCAGGGTGTACAAAAAGGTACTACCAAATTATCCTCTGTGGATGGTTTCTTTAAAGATGCAGCAGTGAAAATTCTGTTACCTGCAGAAGCGCAGAATGTAGAAAAGAAATTACGCAGTGTTGGTTTAGGTTATATGGTAGATAGCGCTATCCTTACTATGAACCGCGCAGCAGAAGATGCTTCTAAAAGTGCAGCACCTATTTTCGTAAATGCTATTAAAGAGATGAGCATTACCGATGCCGTAGGTATTTTAAAAGGTTCTGACACTGCAGCTACCACTTATTTAAAGGTAAAAACCACTTCTCCTTTAGCAGCCGCTTTTAAGCCGGTGATTGAAACTTCATTGTCTAAAGTAGGGGCTACCAAACATTGGAATACGTTGATCACTGCTTACAACAAAATACCATTGGTGTCTAAAATCAATCCTGATTTAAGCGCCTATGTTACTGAAAAAGCATTAACAGGTGTGTTTTACCAGGTAGGGCAGGAAGAAAAGGCCATTCGTAAAGATCCTGTTGCCCGTACCACTGATCTGTTGAAAACAGTATTTGGAAGCAGCAAATAA
- a CDS encoding MFS transporter — MEKKPEHVLSRGQIVLMAACTGLIVANIYYCQPLILPISKEFGVAKEKAGNITVLTQIGYALGLLFLVPLGDMLERKKQILFTTLTAVLSLILAAKSTSLLMLEIASFLIGFTSVIPQLILPLAAHLAAPEKRGKVVGSIMSGLLVGILLSRTLSGWVGVWMGWRSMFWIAAGITASLLLLMRVLLPHSKPHYTGSYSSLMQSLLTLVKEQPLLREASAINALAFGAFSMFWTAMVLHLSSEPFNYNSDTIGMFGLAAAAGALIAPLIGGSADKRNPRVPIGYGIMVIACSYLLFLIFPHTLAVLIVGIVILDLGIQAIHVSNQSRIYALLPQARNRLNTVFMTVSFIGTSLGSAVGLIVWSAAGWTGVCLAGIVLMVLAFIIYAITYKKALDPIL, encoded by the coding sequence ATGGAAAAAAAGCCGGAGCATGTGTTAAGTCGTGGGCAGATTGTGTTAATGGCTGCCTGCACGGGATTAATTGTAGCTAACATTTATTATTGTCAGCCATTAATTCTACCTATCAGTAAAGAGTTTGGAGTTGCGAAAGAAAAAGCAGGTAATATTACCGTGCTTACACAAATAGGATACGCCCTGGGTTTGCTTTTTCTGGTACCGTTGGGCGATATGCTGGAAAGAAAGAAACAGATACTGTTCACTACTTTAACAGCAGTCCTTTCTTTAATACTGGCCGCCAAGTCTACATCACTGCTGATGTTGGAAATAGCCAGTTTTTTAATAGGTTTTACTTCTGTTATTCCTCAGTTAATATTACCATTAGCCGCCCACCTTGCAGCGCCCGAAAAGCGAGGCAAGGTGGTAGGTTCTATTATGAGCGGCCTGTTAGTTGGCATTCTGCTGTCGCGTACCCTTAGTGGTTGGGTTGGTGTATGGATGGGCTGGCGCAGCATGTTCTGGATAGCAGCCGGCATTACCGCCAGCCTGTTGTTGCTGATGCGCGTGTTGTTACCACATAGTAAGCCTCACTACACCGGTTCCTATAGCTCATTAATGCAATCCCTGTTAACATTGGTAAAAGAACAACCGCTGCTGCGTGAAGCTTCTGCTATCAATGCATTGGCTTTTGGTGCTTTTAGCATGTTCTGGACAGCGATGGTGTTGCATTTGAGTAGTGAGCCTTTTAATTATAACAGTGATACCATCGGTATGTTTGGCCTGGCGGCCGCTGCCGGTGCGTTAATAGCACCGCTGATAGGCGGTTCGGCCGATAAGCGTAACCCACGCGTGCCTATCGGGTACGGTATAATGGTAATCGCCTGCTCTTACCTGTTGTTCCTGATTTTTCCGCATACATTGGCCGTGTTAATAGTGGGTATTGTTATACTGGATTTGGGTATACAGGCTATTCACGTATCTAATCAAAGCCGCATTTACGCTTTATTGCCGCAGGCGCGTAACCGCTTGAACACTGTGTTTATGACAGTGAGCTTTATAGGCACTTCCTTAGGTTCGGCAGTGGGATTGATCGTGTGGTCGGCAGCTGGTTGGACGGGTGTATGTCTGGCAGGCATAGTTTTAATGGTACTGGCCTTTATCATTTATGCAATCACTTATAAAAAAGCATTAGATCCCATTTTATAA
- a CDS encoding tetratricopeptide repeat protein — MIYIKGSQLQCRMNKSFTAFALLLCAMLLFSVHPLLAQGNAAARYEIDAKRQGVKPTDKDALPRSREFIRLDSTYYVGWMYEGIYKCDRSSDYLGYKNAIPALQKALALIEKDYGNSLRGLYSSIEYFAQNVPRYQDMFFIFNALKECYDNLEMPDKVIELLDKIDRYHFKKDYFGTYYHRAWTYHRNRFLTSANFPFLKNSVEENERMAFFYCYQGLRFIQQNKPQNDTWFGPMQAENDKLTIYHYMAMLHCYNKNYDSSEYYYRILASRGAVSWNNYGSMQAETGNFARAIEYYKRDQFKSFSHILHEPYYYLPMLSVYGGKTKEAIKTVQEIIQQNGSTPGFGWYNLALARSYMYDGQLDSSEYALNKAANFKEIHIGTTLTQSQYNFTVNLLRVQLLDRKISQVKFTDKGWWYSPTALYKIASYTSEKMKTEYVTVNELAFNPERTRVVYDLFCSEATTSFDEAWYLMKDFSPTFFQKKYENYLNTDKRENVLRYFYLFAAKFKWEKGDKNEARTDFETLEKNSMLDTANEKLFMGRLYEGLIKAGNKTGQSYVATYTNALYETYPQLLPFSGITPSISLSVSGQDDAVTKAVVKQIKGCDISVADENTPGIPHATIQFNKRGNKYEALFQVISGNGKPMVQGGRLIFTPTQQAGAEITLRLFGKGGAVEL, encoded by the coding sequence ATGATATATATAAAGGGCAGCCAGCTACAATGCCGCATGAACAAAAGCTTTACCGCCTTTGCTTTGTTGCTGTGCGCTATGCTGCTTTTTTCCGTTCACCCTTTGCTGGCGCAAGGCAATGCCGCTGCCCGCTATGAGATAGATGCCAAACGACAGGGAGTGAAGCCCACCGATAAGGATGCTTTGCCCCGCAGCCGTGAATTTATACGGCTGGACAGCACCTATTATGTGGGGTGGATGTATGAAGGCATTTATAAGTGCGATCGCAGCTCGGACTACCTGGGTTATAAAAACGCCATCCCTGCCCTGCAAAAGGCACTGGCCTTAATAGAAAAAGATTACGGCAACTCCTTACGGGGCCTGTATTCTTCTATTGAATATTTTGCCCAGAACGTACCACGCTACCAGGACATGTTTTTTATATTCAATGCCCTGAAGGAATGTTACGACAACCTGGAAATGCCTGATAAGGTTATTGAGCTGTTAGATAAAATAGACCGTTATCATTTTAAAAAGGATTATTTCGGCACCTATTACCATCGTGCGTGGACCTATCACCGCAACCGTTTTCTTACCTCAGCCAACTTTCCTTTTTTAAAGAACAGCGTGGAAGAAAACGAGCGCATGGCCTTCTTTTACTGCTACCAGGGCCTGCGGTTTATTCAACAGAACAAACCGCAGAACGATACATGGTTTGGCCCTATGCAGGCCGAGAATGACAAGCTTACTATTTACCATTATATGGCAATGCTGCACTGTTATAATAAAAACTACGACAGCAGCGAATATTACTACCGCATCCTGGCTTCCCGCGGAGCCGTATCGTGGAATAACTATGGCAGCATGCAAGCCGAAACAGGCAACTTTGCCCGGGCTATTGAATATTATAAGCGCGACCAGTTTAAATCCTTCTCTCATATACTGCACGAGCCTTACTACTATCTGCCTATGCTAAGTGTGTATGGTGGTAAAACCAAAGAAGCTATTAAAACTGTTCAGGAAATTATTCAGCAAAACGGCTCTACGCCTGGCTTTGGCTGGTATAACCTGGCACTGGCTCGCAGCTATATGTATGATGGGCAACTAGACAGCAGTGAATATGCCCTGAATAAAGCAGCTAATTTTAAAGAGATTCATATAGGCACTACACTTACCCAAAGCCAGTATAACTTTACTGTAAACCTGCTGCGTGTGCAGCTGCTGGACCGGAAAATAAGTCAGGTAAAGTTTACAGATAAAGGCTGGTGGTATTCGCCTACAGCTTTGTATAAGATAGCGAGCTATACCTCTGAAAAAATGAAAACAGAATACGTAACGGTGAACGAACTGGCTTTTAACCCGGAACGTACCCGTGTAGTATATGACTTGTTTTGTTCGGAAGCCACTACCTCTTTTGATGAAGCCTGGTATTTAATGAAAGACTTCAGCCCTACTTTCTTCCAAAAGAAATACGAGAACTACCTGAACACCGATAAGCGCGAAAATGTACTGCGCTATTTTTACCTGTTTGCCGCTAAGTTTAAATGGGAGAAAGGCGATAAAAACGAAGCCCGCACAGACTTTGAAACATTGGAGAAAAACAGCATGCTGGATACCGCTAATGAAAAGTTGTTTATGGGCAGGCTGTATGAAGGGCTGATTAAAGCAGGGAATAAAACCGGGCAAAGCTATGTTGCTACGTATACCAATGCCCTGTACGAAACCTATCCACAGTTATTGCCTTTCAGCGGCATTACCCCTTCCATCAGCCTTAGCGTAAGCGGGCAGGATGATGCTGTTACCAAAGCAGTAGTGAAACAAATTAAAGGTTGTGATATATCTGTGGCCGATGAAAACACGCCAGGAATACCACATGCCACTATACAGTTTAATAAAAGAGGGAATAAATACGAAGCGCTTTTTCAGGTAATAAGTGGCAATGGCAAACCAATGGTGCAGGGTGGCAGGTTGATATTTACCCCTACCCAACAGGCAGGCGCCGAAATTACTTTACGCTTGTTTGGTAAAGGCGGAGCAGTAGAATTATAA
- a CDS encoding AAA family ATPase, which produces MEQNIEIEQALHNIQQLVGNIEKVIRGKRHQIELILTALLAKGHILMEDNPGTGKTVMAKTLAHSISGQKAGSEVNFKRIQFTPDLLPMDLIGSHIFDDVRKEFVFKKGPLFCNVLLADEINRASPKVQSALLECMAENQITIGETTYPLEQLFFTIATQNPVEMEGTYPLPAAQLDRFFLKIYFGYVDEATELDIYKDYLGIQNNMQHVHQVLSMDEILLLQQETEKVYLHDELITAVRNIVWDTRKHPDIVLGASTRSGITFLKCLKAFALVNGRTFATEDDLKRITTAVLDHRLIYRNKEAKQKALAGILDKELDRLSKLKIDRQ; this is translated from the coding sequence ATGGAACAAAATATTGAGATAGAACAGGCATTACACAATATCCAACAACTGGTAGGCAATATTGAAAAGGTAATACGTGGTAAAAGACACCAGATAGAGCTGATATTAACCGCTTTGCTGGCGAAGGGGCATATATTAATGGAAGACAACCCCGGTACCGGTAAAACAGTAATGGCCAAAACACTGGCACATAGCATATCGGGACAAAAAGCAGGCAGCGAAGTAAACTTTAAGCGTATACAGTTTACCCCCGACCTGTTGCCTATGGACCTGATTGGTTCGCATATTTTCGACGATGTCCGTAAAGAGTTTGTGTTTAAAAAAGGACCGCTGTTTTGTAACGTGCTGCTGGCAGATGAAATTAACCGTGCTTCTCCTAAAGTGCAATCTGCCCTGCTGGAGTGTATGGCCGAAAACCAGATTACCATTGGCGAAACTACTTATCCGCTGGAACAACTGTTCTTTACTATTGCCACCCAAAACCCCGTGGAAATGGAAGGCACCTATCCATTACCTGCCGCCCAGTTAGACCGTTTCTTCTTAAAGATCTATTTCGGTTATGTGGATGAAGCCACCGAACTGGACATTTATAAAGATTATTTAGGCATTCAAAATAACATGCAGCACGTACACCAGGTGTTAAGCATGGATGAAATATTACTGTTGCAGCAGGAAACAGAAAAAGTGTATTTGCACGATGAACTGATTACCGCTGTACGCAACATTGTATGGGACACCCGCAAGCACCCGGATATTGTGTTAGGCGCCAGCACCCGTAGTGGCATTACCTTTTTAAAATGTTTGAAAGCATTTGCCCTGGTAAACGGCCGCACCTTTGCTACAGAAGATGATTTAAAACGCATTACTACAGCTGTATTAGACCACCGTTTAATATACCGTAACAAAGAAGCCAAGCAAAAAGCATTGGCTGGTATTTTAGATAAAGAACTGGACAGGCTGAGCAAACTGAAAATTGACAGGCAGTAA
- a CDS encoding DUF58 domain-containing protein: protein MYVPVTWYFLLFVISSWLAFLWLLQQQHMPETSFSAIFSLLLLVAFASLTILVSFAFLTVLLSFIVFTLKKRRNKVECRIDTPAENVKHPARQLVHVYIAPVLKPILGFIKLRLIYDDNQYSNKFTLVPQKGQKNNIAVLEGVYEWPLPQIREYNVAKVMVYFEDFLQFFSFTFTLPCNSRFYIRPQVEKTAEIKAAPRKTEETNQRIEELKKVEGEHLHYKNFEAHDDVRRIVWKIYARNRELVVRTPEIQDPYASHLCLFASFHTGFDITNNEVIHFPFQDYFKTAVWNTYLQLVKQGFEVEYIADQQVVAPALTDVKQAVQYSITASHWQTDKDLHTYIKPKDAAVVVISSLNSYDEVARLVEQHGNDITFVFVQLSKSIRGAYASQWLQWLFVSQEANSYEVYKSRWRFSRLRSRILANEKKIKHLLAQYEKPVVR from the coding sequence ATGTATGTGCCCGTAACCTGGTACTTCTTACTGTTTGTTATCAGCAGCTGGCTGGCATTCTTATGGCTATTGCAGCAGCAACACATGCCCGAAACCTCTTTCAGTGCTATATTTTCACTGTTACTGCTGGTGGCATTTGCCAGTTTAACCATACTGGTTTCCTTTGCTTTTTTAACGGTGCTGCTTTCATTTATTGTTTTTACACTGAAAAAAAGGCGTAACAAAGTGGAATGCAGAATAGACACACCGGCTGAAAATGTAAAACATCCGGCCCGGCAGCTGGTACACGTGTACATTGCTCCTGTGTTAAAACCTATACTGGGTTTTATTAAACTCCGGCTTATTTACGACGATAACCAATACAGCAACAAGTTTACATTGGTGCCACAAAAAGGACAGAAAAATAATATTGCCGTGCTGGAAGGTGTGTATGAATGGCCCCTACCTCAAATAAGGGAGTATAATGTGGCTAAAGTGATGGTGTACTTTGAAGATTTTCTGCAGTTTTTTTCGTTCACCTTTACCCTTCCCTGCAACAGCCGCTTTTATATACGTCCGCAGGTGGAAAAAACAGCAGAAATAAAGGCAGCGCCCCGCAAAACAGAAGAAACCAATCAGCGCATTGAAGAACTAAAAAAAGTAGAAGGCGAGCATTTACATTATAAGAACTTTGAAGCGCATGACGATGTGAGAAGAATTGTATGGAAGATATATGCACGTAACCGCGAACTGGTGGTGCGTACCCCTGAAATACAGGATCCATACGCTTCGCACTTATGTTTGTTTGCTTCTTTTCATACCGGCTTTGATATCACTAATAATGAAGTAATACATTTCCCTTTCCAGGACTATTTCAAAACCGCTGTATGGAACACCTATCTGCAACTGGTAAAGCAGGGATTTGAAGTAGAATATATTGCCGACCAACAGGTAGTAGCCCCCGCCCTTACCGATGTAAAGCAAGCCGTACAATACAGCATCACCGCCAGTCACTGGCAAACCGATAAAGATTTACACACCTATATAAAGCCAAAGGATGCGGCAGTTGTAGTGATTTCTTCCTTAAACAGTTATGACGAAGTAGCCCGGTTGGTAGAACAGCATGGTAACGACATCACTTTTGTGTTTGTGCAATTAAGCAAAAGCATACGTGGTGCCTACGCCAGTCAATGGCTGCAGTGGTTGTTTGTAAGCCAGGAAGCCAACTCGTATGAAGTGTATAAATCGCGCTGGCGCTTTTCGCGCTTAAGAAGCCGGATACTTGCCAATGAGAAGAAGATAAAGCATTTACTGGCCCAGTATGAAAAACCCGTTGTAAGATAA